The Polyangium mundeleinium genome contains the following window.
CGGTACGTTCGTGAATAGAAAGGGGAGAGCGCGCCCCAACCAGAGTGCCGGCTTGGCGGTTTTTCTCGGCCCGTCTCCCGGAGACCGGGTGGGGAACTCGAGTTCGTGGATCCAGCGCGAACGCGCCCTCCAAAAACCTGTTCGTCTCAGAACGAGCGACCTGTCAAGCCAAACTCTGCGTTCTTTCCTGCGGGACGTTTGTCTCCGGAAAATCAGCCCCCGAGCCGGGTCACCGGCGGGGGCGGAGGCGTCGCCGAGCGCGCCTCGTCCGGCAGGAGCTGGCGCAGGTGCCAGGCCTGCATCGCCGAGCGCACCTCGGCTTCCCGCAGCGCGAGCTGCACGCGGCCCATGACCACGCTCGGCGCCACGATCAGGAACACGCTCCCGAGCGTCAGCGCCACGAGCGTCGGCACCTCGGGCAGCGATACGCCTTGCGGCAGGATCACCATCGTCCCGTTCTGGAACATGTACGAGCGCGGGATGATCCCGAGGAGCTCGAGGCCGAGCGGCACGAGCAGCCCGAGCGAGCCCGTCGCGAGGATCGCCGCCCGGAACCGGCCCGAGTGCGTCATCGAGAACGAGAACGTGAAGATCGACAAGAGCATCGGCACGAAGAAGAGCGGGCCGAACGCGCGCGTCACGAAGCCGAGCGCGAGGATGTTGAACAGAAAGGCGCCATAACTGAAGACGTAGAGCCGGCGCACCTCCTCGGACTGCGCCGCGAGGAGCTTCAGCGCCGCCGAGATCGCCGAGAGGCCCACGATCGCGAGCAGGTGCGCCGTGCTCCGCACGCCCATCCAGAGGGCGAGCGGAATCAAGAGGATCAGGTTCCCCACATCGAAGCGCACGCCGTCGCGCAACGCGAGCCGCAGCCGGCCGAAGCCCCGCGCGCGCACTTCAACCCGCGCGTCCGGCACGATCTCGCTCGGCGGTGTGGTGATGATCCGGGCGAGGAGGCGCAATGCGTCGCGGTTCGTCGGATCGAGCGCGAGGGCGCGGCCAACCTCCTGCATCGCCTCGCGCCGGGCCTCGGCGGCCTCCGGGCCGGGTCCGTCGGCGCGGCGGGCGGCGGCCTCGGCAGCGTGCGCGTGGCGGCTCGACATCTCGCGGCGCACCGAGATGTCCGTGTCGCCGGCGAGGAACCGCTCGATCACGTCGTGCAGGTCACGCGCCGAGGCGTACCGCGCGTCCGGGTCGAGCGCGGTGGCTTTGATGCAGATGGCGTCGAGCTCCGGGGGCAAGTCGAGCGTCGGGGCGCGGGTCGAGGCGCGCGCGTCGGCGCCCTGGAGCGTCGCGAGCATCATCGCGTTCCAGGTGTCTTTCGTGTGCAAAGCGTCGAGCGTCAGGATCTCGAACAGGATCGCGCCGAGCGAGTAGACGTCGCTGCGCGCGTCGAGCGTGGTGACCTTTCCCATCGCCTGCTCGGGCGACATGTACCCGAACGTCCCGAGGATCTTTCCGGCGGCCGTCTTCAGGTCGTCCGAGGAATCGTCGAGCGAAAGCGCGACCTCGGGGGCGTCCTTGCGGAGCTTGGCGAGGCCCCAGTCGAGGACGTAGACCTCGCCGAAATCGCCGAGCATCACGTTCGAGGGTTTGAGGTCCCGGTGGAGCACGCCGCGGGAATGGGCGAAGTCCACGGCGAGGCAGGCGGCGGAGAACGCGCGGAGAAGCTTTTGACGGCTGTAGGCCTCGACGATCGCGGGGTCTTTTTTGCGCAGGCCCTTCACGATCTGCGCGAGCGTCAGGCCCCGCAGGCATTTCATCGTGAAGTAAATCGAGCCCTCGATGTCGACGCCGAGGTCGTAGACCGGGACGATCGAGGGGTGTTCGAGCTGCCCTTGGACCCGCGCCTCCCGCAGGAACCGCGCGCGGACCTGCGGATCGGACTGGTAGATCGGCAGGATCACCTTGCGCGCCACGTCGCGGCCGATGCGCGTGTCTTTGCAGAGCGCGACCTCGCCCATCGCGCCGCGGCCGAGCCTTCGTCGCTCCACGTAACGATCGAGCGGCTCGACGCCGAAGCCCTCGCCTCCGGCGGGATCGACGGGCGGGGGCACGGAGAAGATCCGCGCCGGCGGCGGGACCGAGGTGCGCGCCTCTTCCTCCGGGGCCTTCGCCGGCTCTTCCACGGAGTCGTCGAAGAGATCGGGCTCGGAGGTCCGAGGACGCTTCATGGATTCAAAGCAAGCTGAAACCGCATAAGGGGTCAAGCGCCGGGCGGCACGCCGTTCGATTTCGTACCCGCGGTCGGGTCCCCCGGGGCCGTGAGGCGGCACGCCGGCTCTGGATACGTGTCCGGGCGTGGAAAGGCATTTTCGGGCAGGAAGATCCTGTTACCACTGGCGTGCATGCAGCGGGTCATCGACGCATTTCAGGAAGGGATCGACACGAACGTGGCGGAGGCGTGTGAGCGCGCCCTCGCTGCGGGGAGCCCTTTTTACAGTCGTCTGACGCGCGAGCAGCTCCTCGCCTCGGTCAGGCGCGTGTTCCAGGCCGTCGCGCACGATCTCGCGACCGGCGTGCCCGAGGCCGTGGTCGCGCTCATGGGCGCGGTCGGGTCGCTGCGGAGCTCGCAGGGAGCGAAGGTCTCGGACATGCTCCGCGGGCTGGAGACGGGCTTCCAGGTGGTCACGGAGCGCTTCGGCGAGCGATTCCGTGACGATCCCGAGGCGCGTCTCTTCTGGGAGATGGCGCGGAGTCGCCTGAGTTATGCCGGCGCGGCCGCGCTCGCGGACGCGTTCCTCGAGGCGCGCGAGCTGATCACGCAGGCGCAGGCCGAGGAGATCTTCGAGCTCTCGGCGCGTGTCCTGCCGCTCGCGCGCGGGGTGCTGCTCCTGCCGCTCGTCGGCCGGATCGACGGCGCGCGGACCGAGCGTATCCTGGAGGTCTTGCTCGCGGCCGTCTCCGCGCACGGGGCGAGGGTGGTGCTGATCGACGTGACGGGGCTGCCGGCCGTCGACGAAGGGGTCGCGTCCCACCTCGTGCGGGCGGCGTCCGCGGTGCGGCTGCTCGGGGCCGCGCCGGCGCTCGTGGGGGTGGGGCCGAACCTGGCGCGGACGATCGTGGCGGGCGGGATCGACCTCGGCGGGCTCGTGACGCTCGCGCGGCTCGAAGATGGGTTACACTGGGCGCTGGGGCTGCTCGGGCGGTCCCAGGGGCGTTGACGGGAGCGAGGCGCGCGGAGGGAGAGGCGGCGGTGCGCGGGGCGTGGGGGCGACGGTGGCTGCTCGTGGGCGCATGGCTCGTCGGGGCCGCGGGCTGTCAGCCCGCCGCGCGCCCGCCGAAGGGGCCGGCGATGACGATCGCGGACCTCGTCCGGGAGGCGCGCGCCGAGGGGGTTTCCGTCGAGGATCCGCTGGTGATCGACGCCGAGATGAAGGCGGACGTCGAGCGGGTGGTGGGGCGCATGGGCACGCCCGAGGAGCGGCTGCGGCGGCTCTCGCGGTATTTGCGGGACGACCTCGCGTTCCAGTATGCGCCGAGCCAGTCGCTCACGGCGCGCGCGGGCTTCCGGGCCCGGCAGGGCGATTGTGTCTCGTATACGCACCTCTTCACGGCGCTCGCGCGGCACCTCGATGTGCCGGTGTATTTCGTGTACGTGCGCAAGGTCGAGGGGCATTACGAGAAAAACGGATCGTTTTTCCTCTCGTCGCACGTGGCCGTCGGGTATGGCAGCGGGCCGATGGCGGTCGTCATGGATTTCGCCAAGGAAGCGCCCGATTGGACGCTCTCCTTGTACAACACCATCGACGACGGCACGGCCCTCGCGCTCTACCAGAAC
Protein-coding sequences here:
- a CDS encoding serine/threonine-protein kinase, whose amino-acid sequence is MKRPRTSEPDLFDDSVEEPAKAPEEEARTSVPPPARIFSVPPPVDPAGGEGFGVEPLDRYVERRRLGRGAMGEVALCKDTRIGRDVARKVILPIYQSDPQVRARFLREARVQGQLEHPSIVPVYDLGVDIEGSIYFTMKCLRGLTLAQIVKGLRKKDPAIVEAYSRQKLLRAFSAACLAVDFAHSRGVLHRDLKPSNVMLGDFGEVYVLDWGLAKLRKDAPEVALSLDDSSDDLKTAAGKILGTFGYMSPEQAMGKVTTLDARSDVYSLGAILFEILTLDALHTKDTWNAMMLATLQGADARASTRAPTLDLPPELDAICIKATALDPDARYASARDLHDVIERFLAGDTDISVRREMSSRHAHAAEAAARRADGPGPEAAEARREAMQEVGRALALDPTNRDALRLLARIITTPPSEIVPDARVEVRARGFGRLRLALRDGVRFDVGNLILLIPLALWMGVRSTAHLLAIVGLSAISAALKLLAAQSEEVRRLYVFSYGAFLFNILALGFVTRAFGPLFFVPMLLSIFTFSFSMTHSGRFRAAILATGSLGLLVPLGLELLGIIPRSYMFQNGTMVILPQGVSLPEVPTLVALTLGSVFLIVAPSVVMGRVQLALREAEVRSAMQAWHLRQLLPDEARSATPPPPPVTRLGG
- a CDS encoding STAS domain-containing protein → MQRVIDAFQEGIDTNVAEACERALAAGSPFYSRLTREQLLASVRRVFQAVAHDLATGVPEAVVALMGAVGSLRSSQGAKVSDMLRGLETGFQVVTERFGERFRDDPEARLFWEMARSRLSYAGAAALADAFLEARELITQAQAEEIFELSARVLPLARGVLLLPLVGRIDGARTERILEVLLAAVSAHGARVVLIDVTGLPAVDEGVASHLVRAASAVRLLGAAPALVGVGPNLARTIVAGGIDLGGLVTLARLEDGLHWALGLLGRSQGR
- a CDS encoding tetratricopeptide repeat protein, with amino-acid sequence MRGAWGRRWLLVGAWLVGAAGCQPAARPPKGPAMTIADLVREARAEGVSVEDPLVIDAEMKADVERVVGRMGTPEERLRRLSRYLRDDLAFQYAPSQSLTARAGFRARQGDCVSYTHLFTALARHLDVPVYFVYVRKVEGHYEKNGSFFLSSHVAVGYGSGPMAVVMDFAKEAPDWTLSLYNTIDDGTALALYQNNLAVDAMQAGRLDEAEASMRFWLARRPNVAEIHNNLGVLLNRAGRHEEALAVLRRGIEAFPRYEPLYTNAIRSARAAGKQDEALALVGRASALEEGDPLLLLASGLSLYQAGDDGAAAERLERAALALPDNAVIAAWLVRVYLRAGRRTAGLGAFDRVRKLAPAGKLEQDLRREFPELGP